DNA from Spirochaetota bacterium:
TATACTGGTAATGGATACTGAAGTGTATTCTAACACTGGTGGTCAGTCTTCTAAGGCAACACCTATTGCTGCTCAGGCAAAATTTGCTGCAAGCGGTAAGCGTGTACGTAAGAAAGACCTAGGCCTAATGGCAATCACGTATGGCTATGTATATGTTGCACAGGTTGCAATGGGTGCAAGCCAGATGCAGTATATGCGTGCTTTAATTGAAGCTGAAAGCTATCCCGGACCATCATTAATCATTGCGTATTCACCGTGTATTAATCATGGATTGCGCGAAGGTATGGGCAAGGCCCAGGAAGAGGCAAAGAAAGCAGTTGAATGCGGCTACTGGACATTGTGGCGCTATAACCCGCTGCTTGAAAAAGAAGGCAAAAATCCATTTATCCTTGATTCAAAAGAGCCTCAATGGGATAAATTTAGAGATTTTCTCATGGGTGAAGTTCGTTATTCAGCATTGAAGAATGAATTCCCCGATATAGCTGAAGAGCTTTTTAATGCTGCTTTAGAAAGTGCTCAATGGCGATACAAGAATTATAAGCGATTGGCATCCCAATCGTAAAATATTATAAAAGGGCTGTTGCACTAACAGCCCTTTTATATTTATAAAGTTATGCCTGAGTATTAATATTTTTGCCCTTATTTTCTTCCTCAAGAGTTTTTGGCACTTCACTTAAGCGCTGACGTGTTTCTTCAACAGTATTTCTTCCCATCTCTTTGGTTTTTTGTAATACACCTTGAGTTTGGTTTGTTGAAACATCATTAATCTTGTTTATCATAAACCCTCCCTTTATAGTAAGGAATTTTGCCAATTACAATTTCCTTTTTGGCAATGGTAAAAACGCACTTGTTGTTTTAATGTATTCAGCATATTCAGGTCGTTTTTCTTTCAATGAGCTTTCTAACAGGGTTATACCTGAAACTTTTAAAAGCAAGTAAGTAATTAAAAGTGGTGAGATAATTGTTGCTATCCCATAAGGCACGGGAATTACTATAATAAAAATACCCCACCACATTAGTGATTCGCCAAAATAATTTGGATGCCGGGAGTAGCGCCATAATCCTTGATTCATTACCTTGCCGGTATTGGCAGGATTATGAATAAATTGATATAGCTGGATATCAGCAACTGTTTCAAAGATAAAACCGGTTAGCCAGATAGTAATTCCAATATAATCGGAAATCAAAATTTCCTTGGGACTTTCTGCAGCAATGCCAATTTGTGCTGACAGCGAAATTATTGTAAGTAATAAACCTTGAAGCCAGAATACCTTAAAAAGGCTAATGATCCAAAAGCTACCGGGGTTTTTATTGCGCATTGCGGTATAACGAGGGTCTTCACCCTTGCCCCGTTTTCGGTAAAATATATACACAGAAAGCCTTAGTCCCCAAAGAATAACAAGTATAACAATTATAGCTGCTCGTACTGAGTAACCGTGAAACAAAATATATGTAAGCAGTGCCACCAAAATAAAACCTAATCCCCAGAATACATCAGCTATACTGGCATCTTTTACTATAAGGCTTATTATCCAGGCAAGGGTAAAAAAAGCAAGGATTGATGCAAAGTTAGTAACAATTATTTGTACAATAGATTCAATCATGAGAGCTATCGCCAAAAATTTATTGTTTAAAGTATACAAAGAAAGATTATCAAAGTCAAATTAATTATTGTATGATGAGAGCTTTTGTGCGATAGCATCCCGGGTTTTTGCCACTATATCATCTACTGAAAGATTATCAGGGTACACCGGTGAAAGTATATCTATTGTTATTGGCATAGGTTTTGGGAATAGTTTCCCTCGTTTGAATGACTGATATGCACCATTTATTGCAATTGGCACTACTGGACAATTGAGTTCTTTGCTCAGAATAGCAAATGTTTTTTTAAAAGTGCCAAGATTTCCGGTAATTGTACGGGTACCTTCAGGGAATATAATTATATTGTGCTTATTTTTAAGGATAGCAGCCATTTTCTGTATGGAGTCTTTAAGATTAGTGTCAATATTTACAATTATTGTATTCATTAATTTTGCTAAAGAATCACCACGTGTTACTTTTATAAACCCTAATTCACGGGACAGAAAGTAGCTGTGCATTAATGTTTTATTAGGTAATGATGCAATAAGTAGCACAGAATCAAGAAAACTCTGATGATTGGGGGCAAGAATAATGGGGCTATCAGGAATATTTTCCTTACCGCTCAATTGTAATGAGAAATATACTTTTGCAATTGGCTGGATTATATACTTTGCAAATAAAATAAGTGAAAATCCATGTTTAAAGCTGTAAGAAGTGTTTTTGATGATTAACTGTAACCAGTTTTGTGCCTGTTCTTCAAATTTTAACTTGTGTTGGGCAATGAAATCAGAAATTTCTTCTACGGTGGGATGATTGAGGATGTCGGCATTGCTTATTGTTATACCAAATGTCTCTTCGATGTAGGTTTGAAATGATAATATACCTAATGAATCAAGTCCCAAATCAAGGAGCAGATTTTGGTGGGGCAAAACTTTCTTGCGTGTATGTATGGTTAAAAATCGGCTGATAGATTTGTATTCAACTGTTTGTGGCTCCTTGGCATCCTGTTGTGTCTGTGATTTGTGCTGGTGCTGTATCAGTTGTTTTATTATATACCGTTGCAGCTTGCCAAGCCGTGTCTTTGGCAATTCATCTTTTGAGATAGTTATTTTGGTAATGTGTTTATAGCTGGCTACTCCTGCATTATAGCGATTAATGACTTTTCTTTTGATTGTTTCAAGGATATTGACAATATTTTCTTTGGTTATTATGCTATAGTCAGGATGTATGACTGCAGTCAGCATCCCCTGATCTTCTATAACTCCAATTTCCTTTATTAGGGGCGATATCCGCAAAATTTGTTTTTCTATTTCTTCAGGATTGATATTTTTGCCACTTGGGAGGATAATC
Protein-coding regions in this window:
- a CDS encoding DUF1295 domain-containing protein, with product MIESIVQIIVTNFASILAFFTLAWIISLIVKDASIADVFWGLGFILVALLTYILFHGYSVRAAIIVILVILWGLRLSVYIFYRKRGKGEDPRYTAMRNKNPGSFWIISLFKVFWLQGLLLTIISLSAQIGIAAESPKEILISDYIGITIWLTGFIFETVADIQLYQFIHNPANTGKVMNQGLWRYSRHPNYFGESLMWWGIFIIVIPVPYGIATIISPLLITYLLLKVSGITLLESSLKEKRPEYAEYIKTTSAFLPLPKRKL
- a CDS encoding AMP-binding protein gives rise to the protein MFPKPSEKIAIYIEDKEISYNELIHSILSFAKNLAIKKGDRVLLFAENSPEWIYAFYSIWTKKGIAVPCDYNLKEKELAYILKNCTPKYIYCSINTLSTVKKALKLIKYKPHVIILEHCKINPTTSIQFPTLNYDDIAIIMYTSGTTGKPKGVMLTYNNLLCSIQAIADLNMLTQNDRMIALLPFYHIFPLQGCVTAPLYLNASVVMVKDLVLDRILASLQKHKVTMFLGIPRLYELLHKNIMAAVKKNPVAYLLFLIARVVGNLTFSKILFKKIHNAFGGHVHAYLTGGAKLDPKVASDLKVLGFNLVEGYGLTETAPLVAFNPFSKVKLGSVGLPVKGTQVTIVDGEILVKGPNVMKGYYKNKKATAEAITDGWFHTKDTGYFDQEGYLYITGRKDDMIILPSGKNINPEEIEKQILRISPLIKEIGVIEDQGMLTAVIHPDYSIITKENIVNILETIKRKVINRYNAGVASYKHITKITISKDELPKTRLGKLQRYIIKQLIQHQHKSQTQQDAKEPQTVEYKSISRFLTIHTRKKVLPHQNLLLDLGLDSLGILSFQTYIEETFGITISNADILNHPTVEEISDFIAQHKLKFEEQAQNWLQLIIKNTSYSFKHGFSLILFAKYIIQPIAKVYFSLQLSGKENIPDSPIILAPNHQSFLDSVLLIASLPNKTLMHSYFLSRELGFIKVTRGDSLAKLMNTIIVNIDTNLKDSIQKMAAILKNKHNIIIFPEGTRTITGNLGTFKKTFAILSKELNCPVVPIAINGAYQSFKRGKLFPKPMPITIDILSPVYPDNLSVDDIVAKTRDAIAQKLSSYNN